One window of the Colletotrichum destructivum chromosome 4, complete sequence genome contains the following:
- a CDS encoding Putative zn(2)Cys(6) fungal-type DNA-binding domain, fungal transcription factor produces MSEPNMAGAKHGDPGCTCTTCHIAKRRSHKKSRNGCKSCKQRRIKCDEVKPFCGQCVKATIACEFPPLASSSGEPSGSIENLALQPRKRGRPRKDWDAAFRGPNPSYGMPGSSDSMRSTSADTALVAALPDQGMMDLPWIWTVDDLELQHHFLTSKDLTFQDSKLWREKVPRLAFRNHCVLHLLLAVSALHIAKQKPSESDRYTQLADSHYTVGLRQVMELLPTQNKAFADALYISTTLVCAYAFAAKPSPGHLLVIADGEEVAWFELLKGVRIVITNMGWDAIFAGVLGPHPDPDEKPLPSTATNRAVHWEPPLRSLADFISVSNDPDKQILQDMAESVISCFRSTFGTTEEPRLTVNGKMEVVIGCVYAMKDEYVLCLKKKNPLALLILAYFVVPIKTLEWVWYMKGWANHILHGVALILGPRYREYLRWPTEEIERLNTDRMNQTVTP; encoded by the exons ATGAGCGAACCGAACATGGCCGGCGCGAAGCACGGAGACCCTGGCTGCACCTGCACGACGTGCCACATCGCGAAGAGACGATCCCATAAGAAATCCCGTAACGGATGCAAGAGTTGTAAACAGAGGAGGATCAAG TGTGATGAAGTTAAGCCTTTCTGCGGACAATGTGTAAAAGCGACCATCGCTTGCGAATTCCCGCCCCTGGCCTCGAGCTCAGGTGAGCCATCTGGTTCGATTGAGAATCTCGCCTTACAACCCCGAAAACGAGGCCGTCCACGCAAGGACTGGGATGCAGCGTTTAGAGGCCCCAATCCTTCCTACGGCATGCCGGGCTCGTCGGACAGTATGAGATCAACGTCAGCCGATACGGCTCTTGTAGCGGCATTGCCAGATCAGGGGATGATGGATCTCCCGTGGATATGGACGGTAGACGATCTCGAGTTGCAGCATCACTTTTTGACATCCAAGGACCTCACCTTCCAGGACTCAAAGCTCTGGCGCGAGAAAGTCCCGCGTCTGGCCTTCAGAAACCACTGCGTACTgcacctccttctcgccgttTCCGCCTTACACATTGCAAAGCAGAAGCCCAGCGAGTCAGACCGATACACACAGCTTGCAGATAGCCATTACACTGTAGGCCTTCGTCAAGTCATGGAGCTTCTGCCTACCCAAAACAAGGCCTTTGCCGACGCACTCTACATATCGACGACCCTTGTTTGCGCCTACGCCTTCGCAGCGAAACCCAGCCCGGGTCATCTCCTCGTCATTGCagacggagaagaagtgGCATGGTTTGAGCTCCTGAAGGGCGTTCGCATTGTCATCACCAacatgggatgggatgcTATCTTTGCAGGGGTTCTGGGGCCCCATCCCGATCCCGATGAAAAACCGCTGCCATCGACGGCAACAAATAGGGCGGTTCACTGGGAGCCGCCACTGCGCAGCCTCGCAGACTTCATCTCTGTCTCCAATGATCCAGACAAACAGATTCTCCAAGACATGGCCGAAAGCGTTATTTCGTGTTTCCGGTCAACATTTGGCACCACTGAAGAGCCAAGGCTGACGGTAAATGGCAAGATGGAGGTTGTGATTGGATGCGTATATGCAATGAAGGACGAATATGTTCTCTgtctcaagaagaagaacccGTTGGCCCTTCTCATCCTAGCATACTTCGTGGTCCCCATCAAGACACTTGAATGGGTGTGGTACATGAAGGGCTGGGCTAATCACATCCTACACGGAGTCGCGCTCATCTTGGGACCGAGATATCGTGAATACTTGCGATGGCCAACAGAGGAAATCGAGAGGTTGAACACAGACAGAATGAACCAGACTGTCACTCCATGA
- a CDS encoding Putative tyrosine-protein kinase, active, whose amino-acid sequence MDEEQDNEDLAIENLKKHIDKLPPDAYAILISPDGSLYPLSCNPEDDETTSVYYPPLEKLEPPEGIQTITRSDLEEIDRISSNVDLVSYQAHPDAGGGKKVVFKYYFLHPNIVPFDRLVLDELNGHVVGSTSVYIPGSTIEYNRSRVFKLEWLKQLTRVVDDLNLKHGIMHQDIAPRNLLVDPSTDNILVFDFSYSGRIGGIGHISKRDDVKGVIFITYEIITLDKHFREVPYDQQDPTEIQALAAWHKHPDVHLDHHVSEYRSVLNHWVKGRP is encoded by the exons ATGGATGAAGAGCAGGATAACGAAGACCTAGCCATCGAAAACCTCAAGAAACACATCGATAAACTCCCGCCTGATGCATATGCGATTTTAATCTCTCCAGACGGAAGCCTGTACCCTCTCTCTTGCAAtcccgaggacgacgaaaCCACCAGCGTGTACTATCCGCCTTTGGAGAAACTTGAACCGCCAGAGGGCATCCAGACTATCACTCGCTCGGACCTGGAGGAAATTGATCGAATTTCTTCAAATGTCGATCTCGTGTCGTATCAGGCACACCCCGATGCTGGCGGTGGAAAGAAAGTCGTCTTCAAATACTACTTTCTG CATCCAAACATAGTTCCGTTCGACCGGCTCGTGCTGGACGAACTGAACGGTCACGTTGTTGGGTCCACAAGCGTCTACATTCCCGGCAGCACCATTGAGTACAACCGATCACGCGTCTTTAAACTCGAGTGGCTTAAGCAGCTGACTCGCGTCGTGGACGACCTCAACCTCAAGCACGGCATCATGCATCAGGATATCGCTCCACGGAATCTTCTCGTTGATCCGTCCACAGACAACATCCTGGTGTTTGATTTCAGCTACTCGGGTCGCATTGGAGGTATTGGGCACATCAGCAAGCGAGACGACGTCAAGGGTGTCATATTCATCACATACGAGATCATCACCCTCGATAAACACTTCAGGGAGGTGCCTTACGACCAGCAGGACCCCACTGAAATCCAAGCGTTGGCCGCATGGCACAAACACCCAGATGTGCACCTCGATCACCACGTCTCGGAATATCGATCAGTGCTGAATCACTGGGTGAAGGGGAGGCCGTAG